A region from the Janthinobacterium agaricidamnosum genome encodes:
- a CDS encoding phosphatase PAP2 family protein: MLVPATISLLKRRSRSHCPWDIDQFGGTVPYYRLLEFMPDFVIAGNCFPAGHASGGLWLISLCVFWLPAEPKKAILAGVAGLAVGLTMGISQQLRGAHFLSHTLWSIWFAAALILALYFGSA; this comes from the coding sequence ATACTGGTTCCTGCGACTATCAGTCTATTGAAGAGGCGTAGCCGGTCGCACTGCCCTTGGGATATTGATCAATTTGGCGGCACCGTGCCTTATTACCGTCTTCTGGAATTTATGCCGGATTTCGTTATAGCCGGAAATTGTTTTCCTGCCGGACACGCTTCAGGCGGCTTATGGCTGATTTCGTTATGTGTTTTTTGGCTACCGGCCGAGCCAAAAAAGGCTATTCTTGCGGGCGTAGCAGGTCTTGCGGTGGGGTTAACCATGGGTATATCACAGCAATTACGCGGGGCCCATTTTCTGAGCCATACGTTATGGTCGATCTGGTTCGCCGCGGCGCTAATCCTTGCTCTTTATTTTGGCTCTGCATAG
- a CDS encoding sulfatase-like hydrolase/transferase, giving the protein MRHRINYYPLIHSLTYHLSCFFGTPFVISPIEQRHVPMLIWMSDRFQDRLRLKRYCLDARRALPYSHDNVFHSILGLLGVSTSVYKPELDILNGCTNAE; this is encoded by the coding sequence ATCCGCCATCGAATTAACTATTATCCACTGATTCATTCTCTTACATATCATTTAAGTTGTTTTTTTGGAACGCCTTTTGTTATATCCCCCATAGAACAGCGCCACGTACCGATGCTTATATGGATGTCAGATCGCTTTCAAGACAGACTGCGACTCAAACGTTATTGTCTGGACGCGCGACGCGCCTTGCCTTACTCGCACGATAATGTATTCCATTCGATACTGGGATTGCTCGGCGTAAGCACCTCAGTTTACAAGCCAGAGCTTGATATCTTAAACGGATGCACCAATGCAGAGTAA
- a CDS encoding FTR1 family protein encodes MFTLRFFSIALICLASSLLPVHADDLSTQNKTKQVWQLLDYIAVDYHKSVKDGAVVNQVEYTEMQEFAYTAERQLTEMPTSQALPGLIKDAATLRASVAEKAPAAAVGDQAHALAAALLAIYPVPVAPTKLPDLQRGAALYQSQCASCHGVSGHADGPLAATLNPPPIALSDHSRAQERSVFALQQIITQGVAGTSMPSFAQLSEDERWAVAYFASTLSYSGSERQAGAKLWSSRADLHAAVPTLAKLSLTAEAALAKTAVGDAARPLVAYLRSTPDALNASGADSLPIAKNKLRESIAALDSGDKSAAARLALSAYLDGFEPVEPALAAKNKGLFENIEKTMGSYRNAVTTGNVPQAHSIEQRLQVLLTEAQLALDSSNDPLSTFVGALTILLREGLEALLVVVAMIAFLKKAERTDVLPYVHAGWMAALAAGGLTWAVATYLVDLSGASREMTEGFSAIFAAIVLLGVGIWMHQKSLAGRWQSYVKQKLSSALNKKSAMMLFLLAFVTVYREVFETVLFYAALWTPENGGYLLAGLATGTAILAAIGVILLRSSARLPISQFFAFSSALVAVLAVVLMGKGVAALQKIGYLEITPITMPRIDVLGVYPSMQTILAQVLTLMIIVASVVYNIQSQRKSSANAADAMMKR; translated from the coding sequence ATGTTCACTCTCCGCTTTTTTTCGATTGCCCTGATCTGTCTCGCGTCATCGCTGCTGCCGGTTCATGCAGATGACCTATCCACACAGAACAAAACGAAGCAGGTCTGGCAGTTGCTCGACTATATCGCTGTTGACTATCATAAATCCGTCAAGGACGGCGCGGTGGTCAACCAAGTGGAATACACTGAGATGCAGGAGTTTGCTTACACCGCGGAACGGCAACTGACAGAAATGCCGACCAGCCAGGCCCTACCAGGATTGATAAAGGACGCGGCCACGCTGCGTGCGTCCGTTGCTGAAAAAGCGCCGGCGGCGGCGGTCGGCGACCAAGCGCACGCGTTAGCTGCCGCTTTGCTCGCGATCTATCCTGTTCCGGTTGCTCCCACCAAATTGCCGGATCTGCAGCGTGGTGCAGCGCTCTACCAAAGCCAGTGCGCTTCCTGTCACGGAGTATCGGGCCATGCTGATGGCCCACTGGCCGCCACCTTGAATCCACCACCCATTGCGCTGTCGGACCACAGTCGCGCTCAAGAGCGTAGCGTGTTCGCCCTGCAGCAAATCATCACACAGGGCGTCGCGGGTACATCAATGCCAAGCTTTGCACAACTATCAGAGGATGAGCGTTGGGCTGTCGCCTATTTTGCGTCTACGCTGTCGTACTCTGGGAGTGAGCGTCAGGCAGGCGCAAAGCTATGGTCGTCACGTGCGGATCTGCACGCGGCCGTGCCCACGCTTGCCAAATTGAGCCTGACCGCCGAGGCGGCGCTTGCCAAAACCGCTGTAGGAGATGCGGCGCGGCCGTTGGTCGCCTATTTGAGAAGCACGCCGGACGCCCTCAATGCATCGGGCGCGGACAGTCTTCCGATTGCCAAGAACAAGTTAAGGGAAAGCATTGCCGCCTTGGATAGCGGAGACAAGTCGGCGGCGGCGCGGCTTGCGTTATCTGCCTATCTCGACGGATTCGAACCCGTCGAGCCGGCGCTGGCGGCCAAGAACAAGGGCTTGTTTGAGAATATCGAAAAGACCATGGGCTCTTATCGCAATGCGGTCACTACTGGGAATGTCCCGCAGGCGCATTCCATCGAGCAGCGTTTGCAGGTGTTGCTGACCGAGGCGCAATTAGCGCTCGATTCATCCAATGATCCGCTGTCGACGTTTGTGGGCGCGTTGACGATCCTGCTGCGCGAAGGGCTTGAAGCATTGTTGGTTGTAGTCGCGATGATAGCTTTTCTGAAGAAGGCTGAACGCACCGACGTTCTGCCCTATGTGCATGCCGGCTGGATGGCGGCGCTGGCGGCAGGCGGACTAACATGGGCGGTCGCCACGTACCTAGTCGACCTGAGCGGAGCTAGCCGCGAGATGACAGAGGGGTTTTCGGCCATCTTTGCCGCTATCGTTCTACTCGGCGTTGGCATCTGGATGCATCAAAAGAGTCTGGCGGGGCGCTGGCAGTCCTACGTCAAACAAAAGCTGTCGTCGGCGCTGAACAAAAAATCGGCCATGATGCTGTTCCTATTGGCGTTCGTCACGGTCTATCGTGAGGTCTTTGAAACCGTCCTGTTTTACGCGGCGCTTTGGACACCAGAGAACGGTGGGTACTTACTCGCCGGCCTTGCGACCGGCACGGCAATCCTCGCTGCCATCGGTGTGATTTTATTGCGCTCGTCGGCGCGTTTGCCGATCAGCCAGTTTTTCGCGTTCAGCTCGGCTCTGGTTGCAGTGCTGGCAGTTGTACTCATGGGTAAAGGCGTCGCCGCATTGCAAAAGATTGGCTATCTGGAAATAACGCCAATCACCATGCCTCGGATTGACGTCCTGGGCGTCTATCCGTCGATGCAAACCATCCTGGCGCAAGTGCTGACCCTGATGATTATTGTGGCCAGCGTTGTCTACAATATCCAGTCACAACGGAAATCAAGTGCCAATGCGGCTGACGCCATGATGAAACGTTGA
- a CDS encoding IS30 family transposase codes for MEKLTGRGAMRSPGAPSLRRETMRLFWEQIATGITSEKAAEAVGVSQAVGTRWFRHNGGMPLSILSPVSGRYLSFAEREEIGLLSCRGAGVREIARLIGRSASTVSRELTRNAATRGGRLEYRASVAQWKAELVAKRPKPSKLAINERLHDYVQDRLEGRIRDANGRPVSGPQQAPFIGRNKPHRGDRKWVSGWSPEQISNRLKTDFPDDESMRISHEAIYQALYIQGRGALKRELVSCLRTGRALRVPRTRAQAKAWAHVREDVMISKRPAEAEDRAVPGHWEGDLIIGLNRSAIGTLVERSSRFTMLVHLPREDGYGLMPRMKNGPALSGYGAVTMANALKNTVTDMPALLWQTLTWDRGKELSDHARFTIESGVKVFFADPHSPWQRGTNENTNGLLRQYFPKGTDLSRWSAQEIRAVANALNSRPRKTLGWKTPAEALDEYLKSAQ; via the coding sequence ATGGAAAAATTGACGGGGCGTGGAGCGATGCGCTCACCAGGTGCGCCGTCGCTTCGCCGCGAAACAATGCGGCTATTCTGGGAGCAAATAGCAACAGGTATTACGAGTGAGAAGGCTGCTGAGGCGGTGGGCGTTTCTCAAGCGGTTGGGACGCGATGGTTCCGCCATAATGGCGGCATGCCACTTTCTATTTTGAGCCCGGTTTCCGGGAGGTACTTGTCGTTCGCGGAACGAGAGGAAATCGGACTTCTTTCGTGCCGAGGTGCTGGAGTACGCGAGATTGCTCGTCTTATCGGGCGCAGTGCATCAACGGTTTCCCGCGAACTGACGCGTAACGCTGCAACTCGCGGCGGCCGACTTGAGTATCGAGCTTCGGTTGCGCAGTGGAAGGCGGAGCTGGTTGCCAAGAGACCTAAACCTTCGAAACTGGCAATCAATGAGCGCTTGCACGACTACGTTCAAGACCGTCTTGAAGGTAGGATTCGAGACGCCAATGGCCGTCCAGTTTCTGGGCCGCAGCAAGCGCCGTTCATTGGGAGAAACAAGCCGCATCGCGGTGACCGTAAATGGGTCAGTGGTTGGTCGCCCGAACAAATTTCTAACCGGCTGAAGACCGATTTCCCTGACGACGAATCGATGCGCATTTCTCACGAAGCCATTTATCAAGCACTTTATATCCAAGGGCGAGGAGCCCTCAAGCGCGAGTTGGTTAGTTGTCTGCGCACTGGGCGGGCTTTGCGCGTGCCGAGGACAAGGGCCCAAGCTAAGGCTTGGGCACACGTCAGGGAGGATGTGATGATCTCCAAGCGGCCCGCTGAGGCCGAAGATCGTGCTGTGCCAGGACATTGGGAAGGTGACCTGATCATTGGCCTAAACCGATCCGCGATCGGCACCTTGGTCGAGCGATCAAGCCGATTTACGATGCTTGTCCACCTGCCTCGTGAGGACGGCTATGGGTTGATGCCGAGGATGAAGAATGGCCCCGCCCTATCTGGCTACGGAGCTGTGACGATGGCTAATGCGCTCAAGAATACCGTGACCGACATGCCTGCCCTTTTGTGGCAAACGTTGACTTGGGACCGCGGTAAAGAACTGTCTGATCATGCCCGTTTCACAATCGAATCAGGGGTAAAGGTATTTTTCGCCGATCCGCATAGTCCATGGCAGCGAGGTACAAACGAAAACACGAATGGCCTCCTGCGACAATACTTCCCAAAGGGCACAGACCTGTCTCGGTGGAGCGCTCAAGAAATCCGAGCCGTTGCTAATGCATTGAATTCCAGACCACGAAAAACACTGGGTTGGAAAACTCCGGCCGAAGCGCTGGACGAGTATCTAAAATCTGCTCAATAA
- a CDS encoding CzcE family metal-binding protein, producing the protein MNLIKTKIITAFVIASLSPLIATAQSQSKVMAKTNLGSTVQTQAVTRSVTILPSTKYVNVRQGDVVTFTSDGKQFTWLFDTLRPTDDFDLSSIAPAEMKTHGVRVYVGSNPLYAN; encoded by the coding sequence ATGAACTTAATCAAAACCAAAATCATCACCGCGTTTGTGATTGCATCCCTCAGCCCGCTAATTGCCACTGCTCAGTCTCAGAGTAAAGTCATGGCTAAAACCAACCTTGGCAGCACGGTCCAAACCCAAGCAGTAACACGTAGCGTCACAATTTTGCCATCTACAAAATATGTAAATGTCAGGCAGGGAGATGTCGTTACATTCACCTCTGATGGAAAACAGTTTACCTGGCTATTCGATACTCTTCGCCCTACAGATGATTTTGACCTATCCTCCATTGCCCCAGCCGAAATGAAAACGCATGGTGTTCGCGTATATGTGGGATCAAATCCTCTTTATGCCAACTAG